In Hyalangium ruber, the genomic stretch GGTAGCCCGCGGCCGCGGCGGCGAAGTCACGCCGGGACATTCCCGACTCGGCCAGCCCCATGCCGCTCGCGTAGCGCGCCAGCGGTTCGGCCCGTCCACCGGGGCGCATCTTCAGCGCGGCCACGTAGCGCTCCTCGGCGCCGCCCCAGTTGCGCTGGGCCAGGGCCTGGTCGCCCTCGAGGGCGAGCCGCTCGTACTCGGCGGCGCGCCAGGCCTCGTACTCGCGATTCAGGGCGTCGAGCTTGCCCTGCTTGGAGGAGTCGATCGACGCGGCCACGGAGAGGGCCTCCACGGCCTCCGGGTAGGCCTTGCGCTGGCGCAGGCGCTCCGCCTCGGCGTCCGCCATCGTGGCGAGGCCCGGGCGGGCCTGCTCCACGGCCTGCGTCACACTGGGATCATTGGAGAGGCCCCGGGCGCGCTCGATGAGCTCGAGAGAGAAGCGGAACTTGCCCCGCTCGGCCTCGTCCCGCGCCTGGGAGACATGCGCCAGGGCGAGGTTCTTGGCGGCGTTGGCGCGGAAGGAGGAGATCTCCATGTTCCCGCCGTCCAACTGGAGCGCGAAGTCGGACTCGCCCACCGCGCAGCTCCAGTTGTTGGAGGCCGCGCAGGCCTGGGCCTTCCGGTAGGCGTCGTCGATGGCCTGCCGCTTGGCGTTGTTGAACTTCTCCTTCAGGACCGCGGAGTCCGGCTCGTTGGCGAGCGCCGCGCTGTACTGCTGATAAGCCGCCCGCCAGTCTCCCAGGGCCGCGGCCTTATCGCCTGCCTTCTCGTGCGCGACACACGCTGTGAGCAGCAGCGCGACGATCCAGGCTCCTACGAATTGCTTCCTCATCCCACCTCCGAAGTGCCGCGGCAGTGTAGTCGACTCCCGGACTTTTCGCGTATTCGGAGCCAGGGGCGTGGGGGCCAGGAGGGCAAGCGGGCAAGCGCATGACGCGGGTCGTCCAGGGTAGAACGCGCGGCATGGACCTGGAACTCAAGGGCAAGGCGGCGCTGATCACGGGCAGCAGTCGTGGCATCGGGCGCGCCATCGCCGCGGCGTTGGTGCGCGAGGGTGCGCGGGTATGTCTGAGCGCCCGGGGCGTTGAGGCGCTGGATCAGGCGGCCGAGGAGCTGCGCGCGGCGGGCGCCGAGGTGGCCACGGTGGTGGGAGATGTCGCCACCCCCGAGGGCGCGGCGGCCGCGGTGGAGGCGGCGGCGCGGGCTTTTGGCGCGCTGGACATCCTCGTGAACAACGTCGGGGGGAGCGGGGGGGCGGGCTCGTTCGAGCAGGCCACCGCCGTCCAGTGGAAGGACGTGCTGGACCGCAACCTCATGGCGGCCGTCTGGTGCAGCCAGCACGCCGTGGCGCGGATGCGCGAGCGGGGCGGCTGCATCGTCCACATCAACTCCATCTACGGCCGCGAGTATGCCTCCAGCGCTCCCTACACCGCCGCGAAGTCCGGGCTCACGGCGCTCACCAAGGAGATGGCCGTCGACCTGGCCCGCTACCGCATCCGCGTCAATGGTGTTGCCCCCGGCTCCATCTTCTTTCCTGGCGGGAGCTGGGACCGGCGCCAGAAGGCCCAGCCCGAGAAGGTGGAGAAGATGCTGCGCGAGGAGATTCCCTGGGGCCGCTTCGGCGCTCCCGAGGAGGTGGCGGACGTGGTCGCCTTCCTCTGCTCGGAGAGAGCACGCTGGGTGACGGGAGCCACGCTCCCCGTGGATGGTGGACAGGGGCGCGCGTTCTGAAGCCGCGCCCTGTGTGCCTGGCTCAGGGCTGGGCGACCGGTGAGCCCGCATCCGTTGCGGAAGCGGCCGGTGCGGCCTCCATCACATCCTCGGGACGGGAGGGCAGCTCGGACAGCCGGGCCGAATCGACCTCCATGACCTCGGTGCCGGCGCCACGGACATAGACCGTCCCCATCTTGTCCAGCACCTCGCTGCCGATCCACAGCCGCGCCAGCTCCTTGCCGCTCGCATCCAGCAGCGAGACCCCGCGTGAGGACTCGGTGATGCCGTAGGTCTCCCACTTCTTCGGCTTGGCCTCGCCGTAGGCGGACGCCTTGAGCGTGTGCAGGGTCTTGAGCAGCGAGGCCACTTTCAACACCTGGGCCATGCCGGCCTGGGGCGCCTGCACCCGCCAGCCATCCAGCGTCCCGGCATCGGGGTTCATGTGAGCCAGGACGATGGGCGCCGCACTGCCGCCCGGGTGGATGACGAGGCGCTTCACGTCCTCGATGCGGAAGGCGAGCACCGTCTTGTCGCGCAGCTCCGCCAGGTTGACATCCAGCAGGTGGAGCACGGCTTCCGGCATCTCCGCGAGCAACACATTCGAGCCCTGCTCGCGCAACGCGTACACCTTCGTGCCCGTCGCGTCCTGCTTCAGGGAGAAGCGCACGCGCACCGGCTCTCCCGAGGTCAGGGTGAAACGAGCATCCACCAGGGGGGTGTCCAGCCCCAGCTTCGTCCGCTCCTCGGCCGAGTCCGTGGGAAAGGCGAGGGCCCGCTGGTCCTTCAGCGACTGGATCAGCCGCTTGACCCGGTCCGCATCCGCGCGCTGGGCCGAGGGCTTCGTCAGCCGCCAGGAACCAGTCGCCTCTCGCTCCAGCGCATAGGCGCCTGTCTTCGCCGTCACGTCGAGGGCCTGCACGTGGGTTGGGTCCAGCCCCAGGAACTCCTTGTCGCGCAGGGCATAGATGTCCTTCTCCAGCGCGTAGCGCACCGAGCCTTCCGCGGCGTACACGCGCGCGTCCCCCTCGCGGCGCACGTACACCGAGCCGTCGAAGGTGTTCTCGATGCCGCCGTACAGCGTCACCGTGCGCTGGCGCGCGGGATCCTCCTTCCCACCGCCGGAGGCATCCGGGGCGTAGGCCTTCGCCGTCACCATGAAGACGGGCGGTTTCAGGCCGTACTTCTCCAGGTCCGCGTCGGTGGGGGCCTCATCCACGGTGGTCTTGAACTTCGCGGACTGGAGCTGGCTGGTGATGGCGTCCACCACCCACTTCTCCGCCTTGGCCGACACCGGAGAGGTGAGGCGCCAGGTCTCCCCCTGCCGCTCCAGCGTCGCGGTGACGCCCTTGGCCTGCACGCTGAGCTGCGTGAAGACGAGCGCCGCGGTGCCGCCATCCTTCGTGGCCTCGTCAGGCTCGGGCGTGGCGAAGATCTTCTCGTGCTGCTCCATGCGCTCGAGCTCGGCGGTCTCCGGCTTCATCACGCCGAAGTACGCATAGAGGGCGAGTCCCCCGCTGATGAC encodes the following:
- a CDS encoding SDR family NAD(P)-dependent oxidoreductase, which produces MDLELKGKAALITGSSRGIGRAIAAALVREGARVCLSARGVEALDQAAEELRAAGAEVATVVGDVATPEGAAAAVEAAARAFGALDILVNNVGGSGGAGSFEQATAVQWKDVLDRNLMAAVWCSQHAVARMRERGGCIVHINSIYGREYASSAPYTAAKSGLTALTKEMAVDLARYRIRVNGVAPGSIFFPGGSWDRRQKAQPEKVEKMLREEIPWGRFGAPEEVADVVAFLCSERARWVTGATLPVDGGQGRAF
- a CDS encoding DUF4340 domain-containing protein, which produces MKQTEKNLVILLALTVISGGLALYAYFGVMKPETAELERMEQHEKIFATPEPDEATKDGGTAALVFTQLSVQAKGVTATLERQGETWRLTSPVSAKAEKWVVDAITSQLQSAKFKTTVDEAPTDADLEKYGLKPPVFMVTAKAYAPDASGGGKEDPARQRTVTLYGGIENTFDGSVYVRREGDARVYAAEGSVRYALEKDIYALRDKEFLGLDPTHVQALDVTAKTGAYALEREATGSWRLTKPSAQRADADRVKRLIQSLKDQRALAFPTDSAEERTKLGLDTPLVDARFTLTSGEPVRVRFSLKQDATGTKVYALREQGSNVLLAEMPEAVLHLLDVNLAELRDKTVLAFRIEDVKRLVIHPGGSAAPIVLAHMNPDAGTLDGWRVQAPQAGMAQVLKVASLLKTLHTLKASAYGEAKPKKWETYGITESSRGVSLLDASGKELARLWIGSEVLDKMGTVYVRGAGTEVMEVDSARLSELPSRPEDVMEAAPAASATDAGSPVAQP